A single window of Gossypium hirsutum isolate 1008001.06 chromosome A10, Gossypium_hirsutum_v2.1, whole genome shotgun sequence DNA harbors:
- the LOC107897059 gene encoding LOW QUALITY PROTEIN: type IV inositol polyphosphate 5-phosphatase 7-like (The sequence of the model RefSeq protein was modified relative to this genomic sequence to represent the inferred CDS: inserted 1 base in 1 codon) → MTDGKPKKSKLSWSKKMVRKWFNIKSKTEDFQADDHVYGGGEVEYRTSFSEREPCTIKKSKTEKFSKNTEQSRRGRMNLDHPRIIDVQNYSIFVATWNVAGRSPPSNLNAEDWLHSSPPADIYVLGFQEIVPLNAGNILGAEDNGPAKKWLSLIRKTLNNLPGTSGGGGCYTPSPVPQPIVEMDADFEGSSRQKNSSFFHRRSFQTTNSWRMDNDPSISQPRLDRRLSVCDQVIFGHRPSDYDSSYRWGNRPSDYSRPSDYSRPSDYSRWGSSDDDNGIADSPSTVLYSPMSYGGSASNEQGYRMTGHSRYCLVASKQMVGIFLTIWVRSELRDHVKNMKVSCVGRGLMGYLGNKGSISVSMSVHQTSFCFICSHLTSGQKEGDELRRNSDVMEILKKTRFPPVHNAADEKSPETILEHDRIIWLGDLNYRIALSYRSAKALVEMQNWRALLENDQLRIEQKXGRAFVGWNEGKIYFPPTYKYSTNSDRYAGDDMHPKEKCRTPAWCDRILWYGEGLHQLSYVRGESRFSDHRPVYGIFWAEVESSHGRLKKSMSHSSSRIEAEDLLPYAHGYTELNFF, encoded by the exons ATGACAGATGGGAAACCAAAGAAAAGCaag CTCTCATGGTCCAAAAAAATGGTCAGAAAATGGTTCAATATCAAGAGCAAAACTGAGGACTTTCAAGCAGATGATCATGTTTATGGAG GAGGTGAAGTAGAATACAGGACTAGCTTCTCAGAAAGGGAGCCATGCACAATAAAAAAGAGTAAAACAG AAAAATTTAGTAAGAATACAGAACAAAGCAGGCGAGGGAGAATGAATCTCGATCACCCTCGAATCATAGATGTCCAAAATTATAG CATATTTGTAGCCACATGGAATGTGGCTGGAAGATCCCCACCTAGTAATTTGAATGCAGAAGATTGGCTTCATTCCTCTCCTCCTGCAGATATATATGTCTTAGG GTTTCAAGAGATAGTTCCTTTGAATGCTGGGAATATTTTGGGGGCTGAAGACAATGGACCGGCCAAAAAGTGGTTGTCTCTCATTAGAAAGACTCTAAATAATCTTCCAGGAACTAGTGGAGGAGGGGGTTGCTATACACCATCTCCTGTTCCACAGCCCATTGTTGAGATGGATGCAGACTTCGAGGGGTCATCTAGGCAGAAGAATTCATCTTTCTTTCATCGCCGATCATTTCAGACAACCAACAGCTGGAGAATGGACAATGACCCCTCCATTTCACAACCACGACTTGACAGACGATTGAGTGTTTGTGATCAGGTAATATTTGGTCATAGGCCAAGTGACTATGATTCCAGTTATAGATGGGGTAATAGGCCTAGTGATTACTCCCGGCCTAGTGATTACTCCAGGCCTAGTGATTACTCCAGATGGGGTTCTTCAGATGACGATAACGGGATTGCAGATTCACCCAGTACTGTATTGTACTCTCCAATGTCCTATGGTGGATCTGCATCAAATGAACAAGGATATAGGATGACGGGACATTCAAGGTACTGTCTGGTGGCTAGTAAGCAAATGGTTGGCATATTTCTCACAATTTGGGTAAGAAGTGAATTGAGAGATCATGTTAAAAACATGAAAGTATCTTGTGTTGGCAGAGGACTGATGGGTTATCTTGGAAATAAG GGTTCTATATCTGTTAGTATGTCGGTGCATCAAACAAGCTTTTGCTTCATCTGTAGTCATTTAACTTCTGGGCAAAAGGAGGGTGATGAGCTAAGAAGAAACTCTGATGTCATGGAGATTCTTAAGAAGACGAGGTTTCCACCAGTTCATAATGCTGCTGATGAGAAGTCTCCTGAAACTATCCTTGAGCATGA TCGAATAATTTGGCTTGGGGATTTGAACTACCGAATCGCCCTCTCATATCGGTCGGCCAAGGCACTTGTTGAGATGCAGAATTGGAGGGCATTGTTAGAAAATGACCAG TTGAGGATAGAGCAGA GAGGACGTGCTTTTGTGGGATGGAATGAAGGAAAAATTTACTTCCCACCAACATACAAGTATTCAACTAATTCGGACAGATATGCAGGAGATGATATGCACCCAAAGGAGAAATGCCGAACTCCTGCTTG GTGTGACCGCATATTGTGGTACGGGGAAGGCCTCCACCAATTATCTTATGTCCGTGGGGAATCTAGGTTCTCAGATCACCGACCAGTTTACGGTATATTTTGGGCTGAGGTTGAGTCAAGCCATGGCCGATTGAAGAAAAGCATGAGCCACTCTAGTTCAAGGATTGAGGCAGAGGATCTTCTGCCATATGCGCATGGATACACTGAGTTGAATTTCTTCTGA